TATTCTATTAAATAAAGAAGCAGTTGATGCTTTAAGTTTTATTGCACATCGTGATGAAGCACAAAAGCGGGCGCGCCAGATGACTTCTATGCTTAAGAAGCTAATTCCAAGGCAAAACTTCGAAGTTGATATTCAAGGAGCAATTGGTGCTAAAATTATCTCGCGGGCAACAGTCAAACCTTATCGCAAAGATGTTACTTGGAAGATTCATACTGGTGATCCAGATAGACGTGCCAAACTGTTGGCTAAGCAAAAGCGGGGTAAAAAACGGATGAAAGCCGTTGGTCGAGTAGAAGTGCCCCAAGATGCATTTATGGCAGTCTTGAAAATGAATGATGACGACTTAAATACTAAGTAAGAGTTGATGGAAGGTTAATTTAACCGAATGATAGAATGGAAAAAACGTAGTGGTGCAGAATTACCTGCAGATTTAGTTGAAAAGTATCAACTTAGCCCTCTAACGGCTAAGTTGTTTTCTTTGCGTGGAATTAATACTGATGAGCAGCTGGAATTTTGGTTTAATGCTACGGAAGATGATTTGGCGGATCCAAAGTTGATGCATGATATGACTAAAGCGGTCGAACGTATCACTCAAGCAGTAGACAGCGGCGAAAAAATCATGATCTATGGTGATTATGATGCTGATGGAATTACTGCTACGACGATTATGATGGAAACTCTGCAAATTTTAGGTGCAGATGTACATTACTTTATCCCCGATCGATTTCGTGACGGCTATGGTCCTAATTTAGCAGCTTATCAAAAAATTGTTGCTGATGGAACTAAGCTAATTATTACAGTTGATAACGGAATAACTGGGGTTGAAGAAGTGGCTTATGCCAACAGCCAAGGTGTTGATACGATTATTACTGATCACCATACCATTCAAGAAGTTGTTCCAAATAGTTATGCAATTGTGCATTGTAATTATCCTGGACAAGCATATCCCTTTGATGACTATTGCGGAGCTGGCGTTGCCTATACTATTTGTCGTGAATTAATGCAAGATTCGATGTCTGAGCTACTTGATTTAGCAATGATCGGTACAATTGGTGATATGGTCAAAGTTTCAGGTGAAGGTCATATTCTGGTTAAGCAGGGCTTAGCTATCCTTAATCAGACCCAAAGACCGGGTTTGCGGGCTTTAATTAAGCAAGCAGGTTTGACAATGAGACAAATTGATGAGACCGATGTTGGCTTTAATCTGGCACCACGATTAAATGCGGTAGGGCGTTTGGCAAATGCTAGCTTGGCAGTGGAATTGTTGCTATGTGATGATGAGACTGAGGCAGAAGAATTGGCAATTCAAGTCGAAGAGCTAAATGATGAGCGCAAAGCTTTAACTGATGGTGTGTTTGCAGCATGTATTAATCAAGTCGAGCGGCATAATTGGCAAACTAAGAACACTTTGGTTATTTATGATTCCAATTTTCATGAAGGCGTTTTGGGCTTGGTTGCTAATAAAATAGTTGAAAAATATCATAAACCGACAATTGTTTTGACTAAAAATGATGCTGGTATCATTAAAGGTTCAGGACGTTCAATTACTGGTTTTAACCTATTTAACGCACTTAATCCCTTAAAAGAAGATTTACTGCAAAAATTTGGTGGGCACGACTTTGCTTGCGGCTTATCGATGAGTGTAGATAAGATTGCCGACTTGAGAGCAGCTTTTGAGGACAGTTTTCAAGTAGAAAGAAGCTTGGCAGTAGAATATTATGATTGTGAGTTGCCATTCACAGATTTAACTCCAGCTTTAATGACCGATATCGCACAGGTAGGTCCATTTGGCACAGATAATGTACAGCCAGTATTTAGTATTACTCAGGCAAAAATCACTAACTATACTGTTATGGGCAATCAAAAGCAGCACGTCCGCTTTCAGGCTAATCAATCAGATGGTAAGTTAGCAGTTGTTGGCTTTAACAAGGAATTTTTAACGAAATCACTGTTGCCTTATATTAAGCAGGTTTTTGTTAAGTTAGGGTTAAATACTTATCGCGGACGGACTACGCTGCAGGGAATTATGGCTGGCATCACTTTTGATACACCTCAGTTGACGGTTCCCGCACCAGTAGTGGATTTACGCCAAGAAGAATATATTATGGGTTTTGCCGACAGATATTTATTGTTTGATGAAAAAAATCTGACTGTGGCAGCCAATACTTTTGCTATTGCTTCGGATAAGATTACATTAGTCAATGATTATCATGCAAGTGGCGAAGTGGCAGTTTTACTTGATGTACCCCACAATCAAGCTGAATTTGATCAGGCACTAACTAATAGTTACCAGCAATTGTATTTACGATTTTTGCTTGACCAATTACCAGTTAAAAAAATTCCGAATAAAGCTAGTTTTGGACAGGTTTTAAAGTACGTTTATGCGCATCCTAATTTGACTACCAATGACTATGAACAGGTGGCGTCATTTTTGGGGTTAGATTATGCTAGTATTTTATTTATTTTACGGGTCTTTTTTGAACTTAAGTTTGTTAAATTTGATCAGGGGAAAATTACTGGTATTAAAAATCCACCGCAAAAACCGTTAAGTTCGTCAAAATATCTGGCTGCTACGCAATCACAAATTGAATTTGTTCAAACTTTACGCCAAATGCCAAGTTCCGAACTATTAATGTACGTAAATCAACGTCTAAAATAACATTAATTAGCTAGATAGACTGGTTTTTCGCTAAAAATCTGTTAGAATAGATTGGTTAGATTATATATAGATAACCAATTAAGTTTTGGAGGTTTTGCTATTTATGGCAAACATTTTTGAAGAACACATCGCAAATGTGAAAGACTTTCCCAATAAAGGAATCACTTTTCGGGATATTACTCCTATTTTGCAAGATGGTAAACTATTTAAGTTAGCAACCCATGAACTTGCTGAGTATGCTAAGAGTAGAAAGGCAGATGTAATCGTTGGGCCAGAAGCACGAGGATTTATTGTTGGTTGTCCAGTGGCAACTGAATTAAATTTAGGTTTTGTACCTGCTAGAAAGCCCCATAAGTTGCCACGGGCTGTTGAACGTGCTTCTTATGATTTGGAATATGGTTCAAACAGCTTAGAAATGCATCAAGATGCGATTAAGCCCGGACAGCGAGTTGTTGTTTGTGATGATTTGTTAGCCACTGCTGGAACGCTAAGAGCATGTAAAGAATTGATTGAAAATTTAGGCGGCGAATTAGTTGGTGCTGGTTTTTATATCGAATTACCTGATTTAAAGGGTAAAGAAAAGTTACCAGGACTAGATGTCTTTTCATTAGTTCAATATCACGGTGCTTAAATAAGATTAATAAAAAAACGATTTTTCTTTGTTAAAGGAAAAACCGTCTTTTTAGTTATAAAGATAAGTGTTATCTTTTTACATTGATATGACAGATCGTTATAATATTCGATGTGTTTTTATAAAAGGAAAGGTGAGTAGTTTGGAATTAAGAAAAGCAACTATGGCTGACTTTGACCAGATTATGACGATTTTGCGAGATGGTGCTAATCAATTAGCTGAAAGTGGTGTTAACCAATGGCAGGGAGAATATCCATCACCAGATCAAATTAAGGAAGATATCAAGCAAGGTTGGGCTTTTTTAGCAATGTCAGATGACCAAGAAACTGTTGGCGCAATTTCAATTGTTAGTGCTCCGGATCATGATTATGATAACTTAGACGGTCACTGGCTAAATCCAAGTGATCGCTATGTAGTTATTCATCGTGTTGCAATTCATTCAAATCACGCTGGTAAAGGCTATGCAACTAAGCTATTAAGTGCTGTGATTGATGGTATCAAACGCAATCGTCCCGATATTGATTCAATTAGAATTGATACTCATGAGGATAATTTAGCGATGCAACATTTAATTGATAAGATGGGCTTTAAGCGAGTTGGCAGTCTGCATGGTGTCTACCGTCAAGATGAAACTTCTTATGTTTATGAATTAGTCAAATAAAGATTTTAATAATAGTAAAAGTGTCTGGGAAAAATTAACTCTTCAGACTTAAAAACAGACCAAGTTTTCGTAATAAGAAAATCTTGATCTGTTTTTTATTGCTTATTTCCTGTAAAAGAAGTTTTCCGCCACCTCTTCTACTCCAATATTTGCTCAAATTCATCATCATGAACATCAAGCCTACATCGGTTTCGACCTTTTTCTTCCCTCGCAAGTGTGTTCTGCGCACACCAAAAACGTTCTTCATATGTCCAAAGACTGGCTCTACGTCCGTTTTTCTATAGCTATAGATCAGTTTGCCTTCGCTACTTTGAAGAGTTTGTTTAGCTTTTGCCTTTAAATATTGCCAATTGGGGTTGTATTGCACCTGCCTTTGGCGTCCGCTTTTAGTTTTGGCTAGCTCAGTTAATTCAGCTGTTAACTGAAACTCATCTGCTTCATATATTTTTAGATCAGAGATTAACCCCGTACTCTTATTCCTCCGCTTACCATACCGTTTGAAATTAAAACGCACACCTTGCCAGTCAAGGTAATAATCTTCTTGCTCATTATAAGTCCAATTCGCCAGCTTGGTGGGATCATTTTGATACTTTCTAGTCTGCTCCTTATCGTAAAGGCTGTAAGGAATAAAATATTGTTTATCTTCATACTCATTTTCAAGCATAGAATAATTATATTCGCTGCCATAGCCGGCATCGGCAACGATGTTCTGGAACTTGTCTAAATTTGTCATTTGCTTTAAGAAAGGT
This DNA window, taken from Lactobacillus sp. ESL0684, encodes the following:
- the recJ gene encoding single-stranded-DNA-specific exonuclease RecJ produces the protein MEWKKRSGAELPADLVEKYQLSPLTAKLFSLRGINTDEQLEFWFNATEDDLADPKLMHDMTKAVERITQAVDSGEKIMIYGDYDADGITATTIMMETLQILGADVHYFIPDRFRDGYGPNLAAYQKIVADGTKLIITVDNGITGVEEVAYANSQGVDTIITDHHTIQEVVPNSYAIVHCNYPGQAYPFDDYCGAGVAYTICRELMQDSMSELLDLAMIGTIGDMVKVSGEGHILVKQGLAILNQTQRPGLRALIKQAGLTMRQIDETDVGFNLAPRLNAVGRLANASLAVELLLCDDETEAEELAIQVEELNDERKALTDGVFAACINQVERHNWQTKNTLVIYDSNFHEGVLGLVANKIVEKYHKPTIVLTKNDAGIIKGSGRSITGFNLFNALNPLKEDLLQKFGGHDFACGLSMSVDKIADLRAAFEDSFQVERSLAVEYYDCELPFTDLTPALMTDIAQVGPFGTDNVQPVFSITQAKITNYTVMGNQKQHVRFQANQSDGKLAVVGFNKEFLTKSLLPYIKQVFVKLGLNTYRGRTTLQGIMAGITFDTPQLTVPAPVVDLRQEEYIMGFADRYLLFDEKNLTVAANTFAIASDKITLVNDYHASGEVAVLLDVPHNQAEFDQALTNSYQQLYLRFLLDQLPVKKIPNKASFGQVLKYVYAHPNLTTNDYEQVASFLGLDYASILFILRVFFELKFVKFDQGKITGIKNPPQKPLSSSKYLAATQSQIEFVQTLRQMPSSELLMYVNQRLK
- a CDS encoding adenine phosphoribosyltransferase, whose translation is MANIFEEHIANVKDFPNKGITFRDITPILQDGKLFKLATHELAEYAKSRKADVIVGPEARGFIVGCPVATELNLGFVPARKPHKLPRAVERASYDLEYGSNSLEMHQDAIKPGQRVVVCDDLLATAGTLRACKELIENLGGELVGAGFYIELPDLKGKEKLPGLDVFSLVQYHGA
- a CDS encoding GNAT family N-acetyltransferase; this translates as MELRKATMADFDQIMTILRDGANQLAESGVNQWQGEYPSPDQIKEDIKQGWAFLAMSDDQETVGAISIVSAPDHDYDNLDGHWLNPSDRYVVIHRVAIHSNHAGKGYATKLLSAVIDGIKRNRPDIDSIRIDTHEDNLAMQHLIDKMGFKRVGSLHGVYRQDETSYVYELVK